TCGGGCTGAACATCGTGGTCGGCCTGGCCGGCCTGCTCGACCTGGGTTACGTGGCGTTCTACGCCATCGGCGCCTACGGCCTGGCCCTGGGCTACCAGTACCTCGGCCTGGGCTTCTGGACCGTGCTGCCGCTGGCGGCCCTCGCCGCAGCGCTGGCGGGGTGCATCCTCGGCTTCCCGGTGTTGCGCATGCACGGCGACTACCTGGCGATCGTGACCCTGGGCTTCGGCGAGATCATCCGCCTGGTGCTCAACAACTGGCTGTCGTTCACCGGCGGCCCGAACGGCATGCCGGTGCCGTCACCGACCATTTTCGGCCTGGAGTTCGGGCGGCGGGCGAAGGATGGCGGGGTGCCGTTCCATGAGTTCTTCGGCCTGGAATACAACCCCAACCTGAAGTTCCTGTTCATCTACATCGTGCTGTTCATCGTGGTGTTGCTGGTGCTCTACATCAAGCACCGGCTGACCCGCATGCCGGTCGGCCGGGCCTGGGAAGCGCTGCGCGAAGACGAGATCGCCTGCCGCGCCATGGGCCTGAACCACGTGCTGGTGAAGCTTTCGGCGTTCACCATCGGTGCCTCCACCGCGGGCCTGGCCGGGGTGTTCTTCGCCAGCTACCAGGGCTTCGTCAACCCGTCGTCCTTCACCTTCTTCGAGTCGGCGCTGATCCTCGCCATCGTGGTGCTGGGGGGCATGGGCTCGACCGTGGGCGTGGTGATCGCGGCGTTCGTGCTCACCGTGGCGCCGGAGCTGTTGCGCAGTTTCTCCGAGTACCGGGTACTGCTGTTCGGCATTCTCATGGTGTTGATGATGATCTGGCGCCCCCGGGGCCTGATCCGTATCAGCCGCACCGGCGTGACCCCGCGCAAGGGTGCCTTGACCGAGAGGAGCGCGCCATGAGCGATGAAGTCATCCTGAAGGTAGAGAACCTGATGATGCACTTCGGTGGCATCAAGGCCCTGAGCGACGTCAGCCTGCAGGTCAAACGCAATTCCATCTTCGCCCTGATCGGCCCCAACGGCGCCGGCAAGACCACCGTGTTCAACTGCCTGACCGGGTTCTACAAGGCCACGGGCGGGCGTATCACCCTCGATACCCGGGGCACGCCGACCAACGTCATCAAGCTGTTGGGCGAGCCGTTTCGCGCGACCGACTTCGTGTCGCCGAAGCGCTTTGCCAGCCGGCTGTTCTACAAGATGTTCGGCGGCACCCACCTGGTGAACCGGGCGGGCCTGGCGCGG
This portion of the Pseudomonas sp. MRSN 12121 genome encodes:
- the livM gene encoding high-affinity branched-chain amino acid ABC transporter permease LivM, whose translation is MSAANKPIDIKKSVVDAVLAGLISLIVFGPIVGVVLDGYSFNLQPTRVGWLVAIVMIGRFALSLFLQTPKGLKILQGFESSGSGVHVRPPDYKSRLRWVIPALIVIAIVFPFFANKYLLTVVILGLIYVLLGLGLNIVVGLAGLLDLGYVAFYAIGAYGLALGYQYLGLGFWTVLPLAALAAALAGCILGFPVLRMHGDYLAIVTLGFGEIIRLVLNNWLSFTGGPNGMPVPSPTIFGLEFGRRAKDGGVPFHEFFGLEYNPNLKFLFIYIVLFIVVLLVLYIKHRLTRMPVGRAWEALREDEIACRAMGLNHVLVKLSAFTIGASTAGLAGVFFASYQGFVNPSSFTFFESALILAIVVLGGMGSTVGVVIAAFVLTVAPELLRSFSEYRVLLFGILMVLMMIWRPRGLIRISRTGVTPRKGALTERSAP